From Astyanax mexicanus isolate ESR-SI-001 chromosome 13, AstMex3_surface, whole genome shotgun sequence, the proteins below share one genomic window:
- the LOC103040476 gene encoding cadherin-like protein 26 produces the protein MRSFPLTLALALCAVSVVWADSKMRKKRAWIIDSFNIEEENPGPFPYLLGRIELDRKYLVKFRLLGSGVNEEPVGVLEMKSNGEIWVHKKVNYEDFQILRLTFEARNVSNDQVDTRLGVEIKILDINDHPPVFNRPVYDTSLEESATQGQQVLTVVASDLDDPQTPNGTFSFRIASVTPKTQNAEFFLEPTGTSLTASIYFRGCLDYEAAQKYTILVEAKDDGDKVKLSSTSTVIVNIIDKNNHLPVITGQTGPGRIKERDSGVEVLRLQVSDKDSPGSDAWKAKYKIHADKEKYFKIETDPQTNEGKLTVIKAMDYEEQSSMNISVSVENLVPYFSCEVTARPNQRLWEVKTVTGGPDVKLPNYPVLYPITIAVEDVNDPPEFVPPVRKEGIMENTKAGTSLCTLKAIDPDKNFANTFRFFKGEDVENWITVDPKTGQVFTAKVLDRESPYVKNSSYPVIMYVVDNGEPPMTGTGTLIIQVGDQNDNLPTLTANSLGMCLSDKPTMSNITAVDLDLPPFSGPFTYELLGDVKGKWRIDPSHGNTVNLVKESSVYSGHHELQVKVSDNQGLSLTQNISVTVCDCITMPNCLERRASGAQVGNSAIGIMIFAMLLLLAVLLMAMLISCKQEKKMILTDDGPGWRLLESNIETPGTDCKVPAKITQVDGTQTVKGNNYIEEYNGNVKQEMMQQQSTMAVQDSSFYREQMMRRSLHRNSTRRSYRSYRSATETMNRNYSAFSADDYRLRQDLFTRINQNLAQLQAPEKELGDYEPHCYAYEGEPMLNPQLDNISITENEFHPDLLTNLDLRFNKLASICRPDLAS, from the exons ATGAGGAGCTTCCCGCTCACGCTCGCCCTCGCACTG tgtgcgGTCTCTGTGGTTTGGGCCGACAgtaagatgaggaagaagagagCGTGGATCATCGACAGCTTCAACATTGAGGAGGAGAACCCAGGTCCGTTCCCGTACCTGTTGGGACGA ATTGAACTGGACCGGAAGTATCTGGTGAAGTTTAGGCTCCTGGGCAGTGGAGTTAATGAAGAACCTGTAGGAGTTCTGGAAATGAAGAGTAACGGGGAGATCTGGGTCCACAAGAAAGTCAACTATGAGGACTTTCAGATCCTCAGG TTAACGTTTGAAGCCAGAAACGTCTCCAACGATCAAGTGGACACAAGACTCGGGGTGGAGATCAAGATCCTGGATATTAATGATCATCCCCCCGTCTTTAACCGACCAGTCTACGACACTTCTCTGGAAGAGTCTGCAACTCAGG GTCAGCAAGTTTTAACGGTGGTGGCGTCAGATCTGGATGATCCTCAGACTCCTAACGGAACTTTCTCCTTCAGAATCGCCTCGGTTACGCCCAAAACCCAAAACGCCGAGTTCTTCCTGGAGCCGACCGGAACCTCACTGACCGCCAGCATCTATTTCAGAGGCTGTTTAGACTACGAG GCAGCGCAGAAATACACTATACTGGTTGAAGCTAAAGATGATGGAGATAAAGTGAAGCTCTCCAGCACCAGCACTGTGATCGTCAACATTATCGACAAGAACAATCACCTGCCGGTCATCACCGGCCAAACG GGTCCGGGGAGGATAAAGGAGCGGGACAGCGGGGTGGAGGTCCTGCGGTTGCAGGTCTCTGATAAGGACAGTCCCGGATCCGACGCCTGGAAAGCTAAATATAAAATTCACGcagataaagaaaaatacttcaaaataGAGACGGACCCACAAACCAATGAGGGAAAACTCACCGTCATAAAG GCGATGGATTATGAAGAGCAATCTTCCATGAATATCTCGGTGAGCGTGGAGAACCTGGTGCCGTATTTCTCCTGCGAGGTCACGGCTCGTCCTAATCAGAGGCTGTGGGAGGTGAAGACCGTCACCGGCGGTCCCGACGTGAAGCTGCCAAACTACCCCGTACTGTACCCCATCACCATCGCGGTGGAGGACGTTAATGACCCGCCGGAGTTCGTCCCGCCGGTCAGGAAGGAGGGCATCATGGAGAACACCAAGGCAGGAACCTCCCTGTGCACGCTGAAGGCCATCGACCCCGATAAAAACTTCGCCAACACGTTTCG TTTTTTTAAAGGGGAAGATGTGGAAAACTGGATAACTGTAGATCCGAAGACAGGGCAAGTGTTCACAGCGAAGGTTCTAGATAGGGAATCACCGTATGTGAAGAACAGTTCCTACCCTGTGATAATGTATGTAGTGGATAATG GTGAGCCTCCAATGACGGGAACTGGAACCCTGATCATCCAGGTGGGGGATCAGAACGATAACCTGCCCACACTGACGGCCAATTCACTAGGAATGTGTTTATCTGATAAACCCACCATGAGCAACATCACGGCTGTAGATCTGGACCTGCCTCCATTCAGCGGACCCTTCACCTACGAACTGCTGGGAGATGTGAAGGGGAAGTGGAGGATCGACCCCAGCCACG GAAACACAGTGAACCTGGTGAAGGAGAGCAGTGTGTATTCGGGTCACCATGAGCTTCAGGTTAAAGTATCAGACAACCAGGGCCTCAGCCTGACCCAGAACATCTCCGTCACCGTGTGCGACTGCATCACCATGCCCAACTGCCTGGAACGCAGAGCTTCAGGAGCCCAGGTGGGCAACAGCGCCATCGGGATCATGATCTTCGCAATGCTCCTCCTGCTGG CGGTTCTGCTCATGGCGATGCTGATCTCCTGTAAACAGGAGAAGAAGATGATCCTGACGGATGACGGGCCGGGCTGGCGTCTCCTCGAGTCCAACATCGAGACGCCCGGAACCGACTGTAAG GTTCCCGCCAAAATCACGCAAGTGGACGGCACCCAGACCGTGAAAGGAAACAACTACATAGAAGAATACAATGGAAATGTTAAACAGGAAATGATGCAGCAACAAAGC ACGATGGCTGTTCAGGACAGTTCTTTCTATAGGGAGCAGATGATGAGGAGATCTTTACACCGG AATTCCACCAGACGCTCGTATAGAAGCTATCGCTCAGCTACG GAAACAATGAATAGAAATTATTCAGCGTTCTCTGCAGACGACTACCGCCTCCGACAGGACCTGTTCACTCGCATTAATCAG AACCTGGCCCAACTCCAGGCCCCGGAAAAAGAGCTGGGTGATTACGAGCCGCACTGCTACGCCTACGAAGGAGAACCCATGCTCAACCCTCAGCTGGACAACATCTCCATCACCGAGAACGAGTTCCACCCAGACCTCCTCACCAACCTGGACCTCCGGTTCAACAAACTCGCCTCCATCTGCAGACCAGACCTCGCGTCATAG